One Luteitalea sp. DNA segment encodes these proteins:
- the thiE gene encoding thiamine phosphate synthase: MHRAAVLRLTGCEGHHARARSARSHRAHAAHPRDDRNRGHSHHRPATSSYPQGPRLRGRPREHGVPGAVSATARPGRDTGRDGLTVLDLSAPPSLYAIVDADVARSAGYGVVELAERYLAGGARWLQLRAKRAGSQELLEWVDAIQSHAAAKGGHVIVNDRSDLSLVSGADGVHVGQDDLPVTAVRDVLGPAAIVGLSTHTRAQVDLALQLSVSYVAVGPVFATQTKAAAHDVVGLDLVRYAAQHAGARPIVAIGGITLQRAPEVVAAGASAVAVIGDLLVGGDPETRTRAFVERLRAS; encoded by the coding sequence GTGCACCGTGCCGCCGTATTACGACTCACTGGTTGCGAAGGTCATCACGCACGGGCGCGATCGGCAAGAAGCCATCGAGCGCATGCGGCGCACCCTCGAGATGACCGTAATCGAGGGCATTCACACCACCGTCCCGCTACATCTTCGTATCCTCAAGGACCCAGACTTCGTGGCCGGCCGCGTGAACACGGCGTTCCTGGAGCGGTTTCAGCGACCGCTCGGCCAGGGCGGGACACTGGCAGAGACGGCCTGACGGTGCTGGATCTTTCGGCCCCGCCGTCCCTGTACGCCATCGTCGACGCGGACGTCGCACGCTCGGCCGGATACGGTGTGGTGGAGCTCGCGGAGCGCTACTTGGCTGGAGGCGCCCGCTGGTTACAACTCCGCGCCAAACGGGCAGGCAGCCAGGAACTGCTCGAGTGGGTCGACGCCATTCAATCGCACGCGGCCGCCAAGGGCGGCCACGTGATCGTCAATGATCGCTCGGACCTCTCGCTGGTGAGCGGTGCCGACGGCGTTCATGTCGGCCAAGACGACCTGCCCGTCACGGCGGTTCGCGATGTCCTCGGGCCCGCCGCGATCGTCGGACTCTCGACGCATACACGCGCCCAGGTTGACCTCGCCCTCCAGCTGTCCGTGTCCTATGTCGCCGTCGGCCCGGTGTTCGCGACGCAGACGAAAGCGGCGGCCCACGATGTCGTCGGACTCGACCTGGTGCGCTACGCGGCGCAACACGCCGGCGCGCGGCCGATCGTTGCCATCGGTGGCATCACGCTCCAGCGGGCGCCGGAGGTGGTGGCGGCAGGTGCGAGTGCCGTGGCTGTTATCGGTGACCTCCTGGTTGGAGGTGACCCGGAGACCCGCACGCGAGCCTTCGTCGAGCGGCTCCGCGCGTCGTGA
- a CDS encoding amino acid permease translates to MPCSHPNVDRMNRSSPTLRRALGRWDLTAIGVNQVIGSAVFLAPAALAAQVGGWATPGLVLVAGLALLIALCFAEAGSRFDGTGGAYLYTRAAFGRFVGFEVGWMLWVTRATSWAAVVNGLTDSLGYYWPAVAAGGWRLAFITAVVLAIMAINIRGIRQSAWTVNALTISKLTPLVIFVVVGLPFVSWSLLRPGATPSVEQISGSALLLIFAFGGYEVVPVPAGEARDPRRAVPFAMIMTIVIVALVMTLVLIVAVGTLPNLAQSRTPLAEAAVLFLGAFGALLMTTGAVASMTGNNMGQALSGSRNLFALAEQGDLPRAFGYIHPRFRTPIVAIVVTCLVSLALALWSDFRALAATSAVSRLLVYAGTCASVLVLRREGRAPFTIAFGPLVPSIALAISVGILYGASSLQLQVGAAALAIGALLYAVAARQKR, encoded by the coding sequence ATGCCGTGTTCACATCCAAACGTGGATCGAATGAACAGATCATCGCCTACACTGCGGCGCGCGCTCGGCCGTTGGGATCTCACGGCCATTGGCGTCAATCAGGTCATCGGCAGCGCGGTGTTCCTGGCGCCTGCAGCGCTCGCCGCGCAGGTGGGTGGCTGGGCCACACCAGGCCTGGTGCTCGTCGCTGGGCTCGCGCTGCTCATTGCCCTCTGCTTCGCCGAGGCGGGGAGCCGGTTCGACGGCACAGGCGGTGCCTACCTCTACACACGCGCGGCATTCGGACGCTTTGTCGGCTTCGAGGTCGGCTGGATGCTCTGGGTCACGCGTGCAACGAGCTGGGCTGCCGTCGTCAATGGCCTGACCGACTCGCTCGGCTACTACTGGCCGGCGGTGGCGGCAGGCGGCTGGCGGCTGGCGTTCATCACTGCGGTGGTACTCGCCATCATGGCGATCAATATTCGTGGCATCCGCCAGAGCGCCTGGACGGTCAACGCTCTGACGATCAGCAAGCTGACGCCTCTCGTCATCTTTGTCGTGGTCGGGCTGCCATTCGTCTCGTGGAGCCTGCTGCGACCTGGCGCCACGCCCTCGGTGGAGCAAATCTCCGGGTCGGCGCTGCTCCTCATCTTCGCGTTCGGCGGCTACGAAGTCGTGCCTGTGCCGGCGGGTGAAGCGCGCGATCCCCGGCGGGCCGTACCCTTCGCGATGATCATGACGATTGTGATCGTGGCACTCGTCATGACGCTCGTACTGATCGTAGCCGTGGGTACGCTACCGAACCTCGCACAATCTCGGACGCCGCTCGCCGAGGCGGCAGTACTCTTTCTCGGCGCGTTCGGGGCGCTGCTGATGACCACTGGCGCCGTCGCGTCGATGACGGGCAACAACATGGGCCAGGCGCTCTCCGGCTCACGGAACCTCTTCGCGCTGGCGGAGCAAGGTGATTTACCGCGCGCGTTCGGCTACATTCATCCCCGATTTCGCACACCCATCGTCGCGATTGTCGTGACATGCCTCGTGTCCCTGGCTCTTGCGCTCTGGTCAGACTTCCGGGCGCTCGCAGCCACGAGTGCGGTGAGCCGCCTGCTGGTCTACGCGGGAACCTGCGCATCCGTCCTCGTGCTGAGGCGCGAGGGGCGGGCACCGTTCACGATTGCATTCGGCCCGCTCGTTCCATCGATCGCGCTCGCAATCTCGGTGGGCATTCTCTACGGTGCGAGCTCGCTCCAGCTCCAAGTCGGGGCCGCGGCGCTCGCGATCGGCGCACTGCTGTACGCTGTCGCCGCGCGGCAGAAGCGGTGA